The following are from one region of the Ruficoccus sp. ZRK36 genome:
- the nhaD gene encoding sodium:proton antiporter NhaD: MEPIIVVLFVLGYLAITLEHPLRLDKTVPALLMAVIMWTVLSLGYREGWFSVINAHGEVLHFSPDAAEASMEGLSGIILHHLGKAAEILIFLIGAMTIVEIIDLHQGFGILKGAVRTQSKRKLLWITGVGSFILSSAIDNLTATIILVTLLRKLISNREERIWYVSLVVIAANAGGAWSPIGDVTTTMLWIANKVTASHLVLHTIIPSIVCFVVPYTIASFLPIFRGNLSVDNETDMEEERLLSSRTMLWLGLGAIVSVPLFKTLTHLPPYMGIMLALAIVWAVSESIHPEKDFKQARRYLYSSNRALSKIEMSSILFFWGILMAVGVLESLVYGTLNGEQMGSLRYMAESLQSVIPSENAVVMLLGMLSSVVDNVPLVAAAIGMYTDPRDAAVWQFIALSAGTGGSLLIIGSAAGVAAMGMEKIDFLWYLKRISLLALAGFLSGAAVFLVL; encoded by the coding sequence CGTCGTATTATTCGTGCTGGGCTATCTGGCGATCACGCTGGAGCATCCGCTACGGCTCGACAAAACCGTCCCGGCGTTGCTGATGGCAGTGATCATGTGGACGGTGCTTTCACTTGGCTACCGTGAGGGCTGGTTCTCGGTCATCAACGCGCATGGCGAGGTGCTGCACTTTTCTCCCGATGCGGCTGAGGCCTCGATGGAGGGGCTGAGCGGGATCATCCTTCACCACCTCGGTAAAGCGGCGGAGATTCTGATCTTCCTGATCGGCGCAATGACGATTGTTGAGATCATCGACTTACACCAGGGCTTTGGCATCCTGAAGGGCGCGGTGCGCACGCAGAGCAAGCGCAAGCTCCTGTGGATCACGGGGGTCGGTTCGTTTATCCTGTCCTCGGCGATTGATAACCTCACGGCAACGATCATTCTCGTGACGCTGCTGCGCAAGCTCATCTCGAATCGCGAGGAGCGCATCTGGTATGTGAGTCTGGTCGTGATTGCCGCCAATGCCGGGGGTGCCTGGTCGCCTATCGGGGACGTGACGACCACGATGCTCTGGATCGCCAACAAGGTGACGGCCAGCCACCTGGTGCTGCACACGATCATCCCCTCGATTGTTTGCTTTGTCGTGCCGTACACGATTGCGTCTTTTCTGCCGATTTTCCGCGGAAACCTCTCGGTGGACAACGAGACGGATATGGAGGAAGAGCGTCTGCTCAGCAGCCGAACCATGCTTTGGCTCGGTCTGGGGGCGATTGTCTCGGTCCCGCTGTTCAAGACCTTGACCCACCTGCCGCCGTATATGGGTATCATGCTGGCGCTGGCCATTGTCTGGGCGGTCTCGGAAAGCATCCACCCGGAGAAGGACTTTAAGCAGGCCCGCCGCTACCTGTACTCCTCGAACCGCGCGCTCTCTAAGATCGAGATGTCCAGCATCCTGTTTTTCTGGGGGATTCTGATGGCGGTCGGCGTCCTCGAATCACTCGTCTACGGGACACTTAACGGTGAGCAGATGGGCTCGCTGCGCTACATGGCCGAGAGCCTGCAATCGGTTATCCCGAGTGAAAACGCCGTGGTGATGCTGCTGGGGATGCTCTCCTCGGTGGTGGACAATGTTCCGCTGGTCGCCGCTGCTATCGGGATGTACACCGATCCGCGTGATGCGGCGGTGTGGCAGTTTATCGCGCTCTCGGCGGGGACCGGGGGTAGTCTGCTGATCATCGGCTCGGCCGCCGGGGTGGCTGCCATGGGTATGGAGAAGATCGATTTCCTCTGGTACTTGAAGCGTATTTCGCTGCTCGCGCTGGCGGGATTTTTGTCAGGGGCGGCGGTCTTTCTGGTCCTGTGA
- a CDS encoding aldo/keto reductase: MNLISLGNSDMEITPIGFGAWAVGGDWKFGWGQQDDSDSIGAIHQALELGVNWIDTAAAYGLGHSEEVVARALEDWSGPRPYVFTKCGIIWDDAGKVDFVVRAKSIRREIEASLKRLKVDTIDLYQMHWPADELEETLEGWAEMAKLREEGKVRWIGVSNFSAEELEKASEIAPITSLQPPYSLLKREIEKDVLPYCGKHGIGVIVYSPMGSGMLTGAMTRERAASLPKEDWRTNSPEFQEPKLSENLALVGRLREVAAASGRTPGEAAIAWTLRRPEVTAAIVGGRNAKQVKGIIGAMDYRLSGVEITHIEGV, encoded by the coding sequence ATGAACCTTATCTCGCTTGGAAATTCGGACATGGAAATCACGCCCATCGGTTTTGGTGCCTGGGCGGTCGGTGGTGACTGGAAATTTGGCTGGGGCCAGCAGGATGACAGCGACTCGATTGGCGCGATCCATCAGGCACTGGAGCTGGGTGTCAACTGGATCGATACCGCTGCCGCATACGGACTGGGGCACTCCGAGGAGGTTGTGGCTCGTGCCCTGGAGGACTGGTCCGGTCCGCGTCCCTATGTTTTTACCAAGTGCGGGATCATCTGGGATGACGCCGGTAAGGTAGACTTTGTCGTCCGCGCCAAGTCCATCCGCCGCGAGATTGAGGCCAGCCTGAAGCGCCTCAAGGTGGACACCATCGACCTCTATCAGATGCACTGGCCCGCCGATGAGCTGGAGGAAACCCTGGAGGGATGGGCCGAAATGGCCAAGCTCAGGGAAGAGGGTAAGGTGCGCTGGATTGGCGTCTCGAACTTTAGCGCCGAGGAGCTGGAAAAAGCTTCGGAGATCGCCCCCATCACGTCTCTGCAGCCGCCGTATTCGCTACTCAAGCGCGAGATCGAAAAGGACGTGCTGCCGTACTGCGGCAAGCACGGGATCGGCGTCATCGTCTACTCGCCGATGGGCTCGGGGATGTTGACCGGAGCCATGACTCGCGAGCGTGCCGCCTCACTGCCCAAGGAGGACTGGCGGACGAACAGCCCCGAATTTCAGGAGCCGAAGCTTTCCGAAAACCTCGCACTCGTTGGCCGTCTGCGTGAAGTCGCTGCCGCCAGCGGTCGTACGCCCGGCGAGGCCGCTATCGCCTGGACCCTGCGCCGCCCGGAAGTGACGGCGGCCATCGTCGGTGGTCGTAACGCCAAGCAGGTAAAGGGCATCATCGGCGCCATGGACTACCGCCTCAGCGGCGTGGAGATCACCCACATCGAGGGCGTCTGA
- a CDS encoding nucleoside deaminase: MHDQSERPPLPCPFEKVYPSQLNRDETFFMKLAYNLAIDAWRQDEVPIGAIIVLNGDVIAAAHNATQSTLDPTAHAEMLAITQAANAIGDWRLNGATLYVTKEPCPMCSGASIMSRLSNVVYAVGDPKMGCMGGATPLHEVPGLNHRVTVHGGVFEQECRDLLQAYFSLKRQSKDDN; encoded by the coding sequence ATGCACGACCAAAGCGAACGTCCGCCTCTGCCCTGCCCTTTTGAAAAGGTCTATCCGTCCCAGCTTAACCGCGACGAGACGTTTTTCATGAAGCTGGCCTACAACCTCGCCATCGATGCCTGGCGGCAGGACGAGGTGCCCATCGGCGCCATCATCGTGCTCAACGGCGACGTCATCGCTGCCGCCCACAACGCCACCCAGAGCACGCTCGACCCGACCGCGCATGCCGAGATGCTTGCCATCACGCAGGCTGCCAATGCAATCGGCGACTGGCGGCTGAACGGAGCGACTCTCTACGTGACCAAGGAGCCCTGCCCCATGTGCTCAGGAGCCAGCATCATGTCCCGCCTCTCAAACGTCGTCTACGCCGTCGGCGACCCCAAGATGGGCTGCATGGGCGGTGCCACCCCGCTGCACGAAGTGCCGGGGCTCAACCACCGGGTAACTGTCCACGGCGGTGTATTCGAGCAAGAGTGCCGCGACCTGCTCCAAGCCTACTTCTCGCTCAAGCGCCAAAGCAAAGACGACAACTAA
- a CDS encoding pyridoxal-phosphate dependent enzyme yields the protein MDILRQLRQETLFARQRVYRAGAPTPLEEIELDGPGKVFVKREDLCAIKAYKWRGAFNRMAQLTPEEAAKPVLAASAGNHAQGVALAAQLLGLKAQVYMPVTTPAVKRSAVLRHGGDAVEIILHGDGYDDAYAAALAKAEATGGVYIHAYDDLQVMAGQATLADEAVMSGEGPFDVAYLQIGGGGMAGAVGNWLKTFYPDIRIVGVEGAGQASMKAAFTEGKPVGLDELDIFCDGTAVRKAGNTTFEVCREVLDDIITVSNDEVSDAIRVYWERLRCLQEPSGAMGLAGLLKDRAKHPFERALVVATGANLDFGQLARISDAAGIGGGHRRHLRIEIPERPGSMLALLETGLGSLNIIDFQYGKNDSDQAWPVFGLSCSDPEYAALTERLRDGGYAFTEVGSSVEVRYRAIACDARLLTHPLLLELEFYERPGAMHAFLDGTVRGRGNFCYFNYRYSGERVGRALIGIEFESAEVRETFAANLPASGKGYRLCRILEDSEMNRLLG from the coding sequence ATGGACATACTGCGACAACTTCGACAGGAAACACTCTTCGCCCGCCAGCGCGTGTACCGCGCCGGTGCACCGACGCCGCTGGAGGAGATCGAGCTCGACGGTCCGGGTAAGGTGTTCGTGAAGCGCGAGGATTTGTGCGCGATCAAGGCCTACAAATGGCGCGGCGCGTTTAACCGCATGGCGCAGTTGACGCCGGAGGAAGCCGCCAAGCCCGTTCTGGCGGCCTCAGCTGGTAACCACGCGCAGGGAGTTGCCCTGGCGGCCCAGCTGCTGGGGTTGAAGGCGCAGGTCTACATGCCCGTCACCACGCCCGCCGTGAAGCGCAGCGCCGTCCTCCGGCACGGGGGCGACGCGGTCGAGATCATCCTGCACGGGGATGGCTACGACGATGCCTACGCGGCGGCACTCGCCAAAGCGGAGGCCACCGGCGGCGTCTACATCCATGCCTATGACGATCTGCAGGTCATGGCCGGACAGGCCACCCTGGCCGACGAGGCAGTCATGTCCGGCGAAGGCCCCTTTGATGTCGCCTATCTGCAGATCGGCGGCGGTGGGATGGCCGGGGCCGTCGGCAACTGGCTGAAAACTTTTTACCCGGACATCCGCATCGTCGGCGTCGAAGGCGCTGGGCAGGCCTCGATGAAAGCCGCGTTTACCGAAGGCAAACCCGTCGGTCTGGACGAGCTGGACATCTTCTGCGACGGCACAGCGGTCCGCAAGGCAGGCAACACCACCTTTGAGGTCTGCCGTGAGGTGCTTGATGACATCATCACGGTGAGCAACGACGAGGTCTCCGACGCGATCCGCGTCTACTGGGAGCGGCTGCGCTGCCTGCAGGAGCCCTCCGGCGCGATGGGGCTTGCAGGCCTGCTTAAGGACCGTGCAAAGCATCCCTTTGAGCGGGCGCTGGTCGTGGCCACGGGCGCAAACCTCGACTTCGGGCAACTGGCACGTATTTCTGATGCCGCCGGTATCGGAGGCGGGCACCGGAGACATCTGCGTATCGAGATCCCGGAGCGGCCAGGCTCCATGCTTGCCCTGCTGGAGACCGGTCTGGGCTCGCTCAACATCATTGATTTCCAATACGGCAAGAACGACTCCGACCAGGCGTGGCCGGTCTTCGGGCTGTCCTGCTCCGACCCCGAGTATGCCGCCCTCACCGAGCGCCTGCGCGATGGTGGGTATGCCTTTACCGAGGTGGGCAGCTCCGTGGAGGTGCGCTACCGCGCCATCGCCTGCGATGCCCGCCTGCTCACGCACCCGCTGCTGCTGGAGCTGGAGTTCTACGAGCGCCCCGGCGCGATGCACGCCTTTCTGGACGGCACCGTGCGCGGACGCGGCAATTTCTGCTACTTCAACTACCGCTACTCCGGCGAGCGCGTGGGCCGCGCCCTCATCGGCATCGAGTTCGAGTCGGCAGAGGTGCGGGAAACATTCGCAGCCAACCTCCCCGCCAGCGGCAAGGGTTACCGCCTCTGCCGCATCCTGGAGGACAGCGAGATGAACCGGCTCCTCGGGTGA
- a CDS encoding class I fructose-bisphosphate aldolase — translation MINKIEEYLGDSAKDLLSHECKTISKDRLHLPGGDFVDRIFASTDRNQRVLNNLNWLFHTGRLSGTGYVSILPVDQGIEHSGGASFAKNPDYFDSENIVKLALEGGCNAVASTFGVLGSVARKYAHKIPFIVKINHNQLLSYPNQADQIMFGSVEQAYDMGAAAVGATIYFGSEESNRQIIEVSEAFARAHELGMATILWCYLRNPAFKKDGTDYHVSADLTGQANHLGVTIQADIIKQKLPENNGGYKALNMGNSSYGKIDERVYTELTTDHPIDLTRYQVANCYMGRQGLINSGGASGSNDFGDAVKTAVVNKRAGGMGLISGRKAFQRPLAEGVKLLNAIQDVYLCPEVTIA, via the coding sequence ATGATCAACAAGATCGAAGAATACCTCGGCGACTCCGCCAAGGACCTCCTCTCCCACGAATGCAAGACCATCTCGAAGGATCGTCTTCACCTGCCCGGCGGTGACTTCGTAGACCGTATCTTTGCTTCCACCGACCGCAACCAGCGCGTCCTCAACAACCTCAACTGGCTCTTCCACACCGGCCGCCTCTCCGGCACCGGCTATGTCAGCATCCTGCCCGTGGACCAGGGTATCGAGCACAGCGGTGGCGCGTCCTTTGCGAAGAACCCCGACTACTTCGACAGCGAAAACATCGTCAAGCTCGCCCTCGAAGGCGGCTGCAACGCCGTGGCCTCGACCTTTGGCGTGCTCGGCTCCGTCGCCCGCAAATACGCCCACAAGATCCCCTTTATCGTAAAGATCAACCACAACCAGCTCCTCTCCTACCCGAACCAGGCCGACCAGATCATGTTCGGCTCGGTCGAGCAGGCCTACGACATGGGTGCGGCTGCCGTTGGCGCGACCATCTACTTCGGCTCCGAGGAGTCGAACCGCCAGATCATCGAGGTCTCCGAAGCCTTCGCCCGCGCTCACGAGCTGGGCATGGCCACCATCCTGTGGTGCTACCTGCGCAACCCGGCCTTTAAGAAAGACGGCACCGACTACCACGTATCCGCCGACCTCACCGGCCAGGCCAACCACCTCGGCGTCACCATCCAGGCCGACATTATTAAACAGAAGCTTCCCGAGAACAACGGCGGCTACAAGGCGCTCAACATGGGCAACAGCTCCTACGGCAAGATCGACGAGCGCGTCTACACCGAGCTGACCACCGACCACCCGATCGACCTGACCCGCTACCAGGTGGCCAACTGCTACATGGGCCGTCAGGGCTTGATCAACTCCGGTGGCGCTTCCGGCTCGAACGACTTTGGCGACGCGGTCAAAACCGCCGTGGTCAACAAGCGCGCCGGCGGTATGGGCCTCATCTCCGGTCGCAAGGCCTTCCAGCGTCCGCTCGCCGAAGGGGTCAAGCTCCTCAACGCCATTCAGGACGTGTACCTCTGCCCCGAAGTCACCATCGCCTAG
- the fbaA gene encoding class II fructose-bisphosphate aldolase, whose amino-acid sequence MPVATPKQYEAMIDAAQKGNYAYPAVNVTSITTINAALKAFADAKSDGIIQVSTGGGQFASGLGVNDAAFGAIVLAEATHILAEKYDVLVALHTDHCHPEKVDGFLKPLLEASRKRKAEGKGPLFQSHMFDGSVVPLDENLKISKELLKECAELDIILEVEAGCVGGEEDGHDTSGLPAEKLYTTPEDMVEVYEALSPIGRFLFAATFGNVHGAYKPGAVKLKPTILRDGQKAVMDKHGEASKMDLVFHGGSGSELSDIRETLEYGVVKMNIDTDTQYAFTRPIVNHICTNIEGVLKIDGEVGNKKTYDPRSYLKKAEKSMCERMSQACEDLCSVGKTIYGTV is encoded by the coding sequence ATGCCAGTTGCAACACCGAAGCAGTACGAAGCGATGATCGACGCCGCCCAGAAGGGCAACTATGCCTACCCGGCCGTCAACGTCACTTCGATCACGACCATTAACGCCGCGCTCAAGGCTTTCGCCGACGCCAAGTCTGACGGTATCATCCAAGTCTCCACCGGTGGCGGCCAGTTCGCTTCCGGCCTCGGCGTCAACGACGCTGCTTTCGGCGCGATCGTCCTCGCCGAAGCCACTCACATCCTGGCCGAAAAGTACGACGTCCTCGTCGCCCTGCACACCGACCACTGCCACCCGGAGAAGGTTGACGGCTTCCTCAAGCCGCTGCTCGAAGCCTCCCGCAAGCGCAAGGCCGAAGGCAAGGGTCCGCTCTTCCAGTCCCACATGTTCGACGGCTCCGTCGTACCGCTCGACGAAAATCTGAAGATATCCAAGGAACTCCTCAAGGAGTGTGCCGAGCTGGACATCATCCTCGAAGTCGAAGCCGGCTGCGTTGGTGGTGAAGAAGACGGCCACGACACCTCGGGCCTGCCCGCTGAAAAGCTCTACACGACCCCCGAAGACATGGTCGAAGTTTACGAAGCCCTGAGCCCGATTGGCCGCTTCCTCTTCGCTGCCACCTTCGGTAACGTGCACGGTGCCTACAAGCCCGGTGCTGTGAAGCTCAAGCCGACCATCCTGCGCGACGGCCAGAAGGCTGTCATGGATAAGCACGGTGAAGCTTCCAAGATGGACCTCGTCTTCCACGGCGGTTCCGGCTCCGAGCTGAGCGACATCCGCGAAACCCTCGAATACGGCGTGGTCAAGATGAACATCGACACCGACACGCAGTATGCCTTCACCCGCCCGATCGTGAACCACATCTGCACCAACATCGAAGGTGTGCTCAAGATCGACGGCGAAGTCGGCAACAAGAAGACCTACGACCCGCGCAGCTACCTCAAGAAGGCTGAAAAGAGCATGTGCGAGCGTATGTCCCAGGCTTGCGAAGACCTCTGCTCGGTCGGCAAGACTATCTACGGCACTGTCTAA
- a CDS encoding 3'-5' exonuclease, protein MFKYVHPTLFSFDVEWIPDPKAAQMLYGVAYDPPHNTHDAFKKIWAESGATPEQPRPWVKTALCRIVSICGIFREAGAAGGVSLKLVSMPPDASDPEKCAEPYIIEMFLRAVGGRKPQLVGFNSVNADVPIIVQRAIIHGLDSHGFAKRPEKPWEGIDYFSNAGDFHVDLAHGLARGVNTPRLHEIATLSGIPGKIDTAGDQVWDLYLRGHTDQIVNYNECDAFTTHLLWARMAHFAGLLDKKAYATEQEAVRQLLTECAAQGKTHLQTYLDKWSELQEMMQVRDRTGH, encoded by the coding sequence ATGTTTAAGTACGTTCACCCGACGCTTTTCTCTTTCGACGTAGAGTGGATCCCTGATCCCAAGGCCGCGCAGATGCTCTACGGGGTGGCCTACGATCCGCCTCACAACACGCACGACGCATTTAAAAAAATCTGGGCCGAGTCCGGGGCTACCCCCGAGCAGCCGCGCCCGTGGGTGAAGACCGCACTGTGCCGCATCGTCTCCATCTGCGGGATCTTCCGTGAGGCGGGGGCAGCGGGCGGAGTTTCCTTAAAGCTCGTGTCGATGCCGCCGGACGCTTCGGACCCGGAGAAGTGCGCCGAGCCGTACATTATCGAGATGTTTCTGCGGGCCGTGGGCGGCCGTAAACCGCAGCTGGTCGGCTTCAACTCCGTCAACGCTGATGTGCCGATCATCGTGCAGCGGGCGATCATTCACGGGCTGGATAGCCACGGCTTTGCCAAGCGCCCCGAAAAACCCTGGGAGGGGATCGATTATTTTTCCAATGCAGGGGACTTTCATGTGGACTTGGCACATGGGCTTGCGCGCGGTGTGAACACCCCGCGCCTGCACGAGATCGCGACCCTCAGCGGTATCCCCGGTAAGATCGACACGGCGGGTGACCAGGTCTGGGATCTGTACCTGCGCGGTCACACCGACCAGATCGTGAACTACAACGAGTGCGACGCCTTTACCACGCATCTGCTGTGGGCTCGCATGGCTCACTTTGCAGGGCTGCTGGACAAGAAAGCCTACGCGACCGAGCAGGAGGCCGTGCGCCAACTCCTCACCGAATGCGCTGCTCAGGGAAAGACCCACCTGCAAACCTACCTCGACAAGTGGTCCGAGCTGCAGGAAATGATGCAGGTGCGTGACCGCACAGGACATTAA
- the gpmA gene encoding 2,3-diphosphoglycerate-dependent phosphoglycerate mutase, whose protein sequence is MYKIVLLRHGESQWNLENRFTGWTDVDLTEKGEGQAREAGHVLAKEGFRFDIAFTSMQTRANRTLNLCLESMGLTFIPVQKSWRLNERHYGALQGLDKSETAAKYGDDQVLVWRRSYDTPPPALELSDERFPGNDPRYADLPKDDLPATECLKDCVARFLPYWDMEIKPQVAAGKSVIIAAHGNSLRSLYKHLAKISDEDIIGVNIPTGMPLVFELDENFETKKFYYLGDPEAVKKAMDAVANQGKAK, encoded by the coding sequence ATGTATAAGATCGTACTTCTGCGCCACGGCGAAAGCCAATGGAATCTGGAAAACCGCTTCACCGGCTGGACCGATGTGGACCTGACCGAGAAGGGCGAAGGACAGGCCCGCGAAGCTGGCCACGTGCTGGCCAAGGAAGGCTTCCGTTTCGACATCGCTTTCACCTCCATGCAAACCCGTGCCAACCGCACACTCAATCTCTGCCTGGAGTCCATGGGGCTGACCTTCATCCCCGTCCAGAAGAGCTGGCGCCTGAACGAACGCCACTACGGTGCCCTCCAGGGCCTCGACAAGAGCGAAACCGCCGCCAAGTACGGTGACGACCAGGTGCTCGTATGGCGCCGCAGCTACGACACGCCGCCGCCCGCCCTCGAGCTGAGCGACGAGCGCTTCCCCGGTAATGACCCGCGCTACGCCGACCTGCCCAAGGACGACCTGCCCGCGACCGAGTGTCTGAAGGACTGCGTCGCCCGCTTCCTCCCGTACTGGGACATGGAAATCAAGCCGCAGGTGGCCGCCGGTAAGTCCGTCATCATCGCCGCTCACGGTAACTCCCTGCGCTCCCTTTACAAGCACCTCGCCAAGATCTCCGACGAGGACATCATCGGCGTGAACATCCCGACCGGGATGCCGCTTGTCTTCGAACTCGACGAAAACTTCGAGACCAAGAAGTTCTACTACCTGGGCGACCCCGAGGCCGTAAAAAAGGCCATGGACGCTGTTGCCAATCAGGGCAAGGCCAAGTAG
- a CDS encoding heavy metal translocating P-type ATPase, whose product MSNKEDCPCPESGDACPEGQQPCPDSRASCPAGVGRTARQSPGVVGVDIDHESGKIDILYDPARTTNADIERTARKLGEQMAAVPGKCVFRLNGRGCEECARRIGIDLERRPGIRRASASFLGGVLSVSFDQGGHSEASVLETARQAGAEVEPLEEALHREETEKEDSRKSLGAFLRYWLTGSRLEMIFTALTLVCMVAGLVTEKLGAVSLVYNTLYVLAYAFGGYFGTLAGWESIRKRVVDVDLLMILAALGAAYVGAPFEGAMLLFLFSFSEVLQTFAIGRTRNAIKALAQMRPQSAHVLRGDRIVETPIAEIELNARLLIRPGDRIPLDGVVVSGESTLDQSSVTGESMPVNKAVGDPVFAGTMNQNGSLTVKVTRLAKDSTISKLIRMVEEAQSEKAKTQRFLESAEQYYALGVIIFTVLLGILLPTVFKVPLDEAFYRAITVMVVASPCALVISTPASILSAIGNGARRGILFKGGAHLEQAATLKVITFDKTGTLTEGQPRVNEVIPFADMSRAELLRIAGAVEAKSEHPLAQAIVELAREEGAVFPECEGFRAVTGKGALARVEGRTIVVGSPKWMREYHFENADAIEERVAEIQDSGRTNVLVGEVHEQSNTVKVLGSFAVADHLREEVPGVIKHLREQGIRRVVMLTGDANRVAKAVSAEAGLDEFYADLMPEDKVRLMKELSRGDSVGMVGDGTNDAPALASATVGIAMGAAGSDVALESADVVLMANDLKRIPYMIALSHAARRVMLQNLIFAAGVIVVMVLATLLLPLVGLEVPLPLGVFAHEGGTVLVCLNGLRLLAFNDKSLNCGSGT is encoded by the coding sequence ATGTCCAATAAGGAAGACTGCCCATGTCCGGAATCCGGTGATGCATGCCCGGAGGGCCAGCAGCCGTGCCCGGATTCACGGGCTTCGTGCCCGGCCGGTGTCGGCAGGACTGCGCGTCAGTCGCCCGGTGTTGTCGGGGTAGACATCGACCACGAGTCGGGTAAGATTGACATCCTTTACGATCCCGCGCGCACCACAAACGCGGACATCGAGCGTACGGCCCGTAAGCTGGGGGAGCAGATGGCGGCAGTGCCCGGCAAATGCGTTTTTCGTCTCAACGGCCGCGGCTGTGAAGAGTGTGCCCGGCGTATCGGTATCGATCTGGAGCGTCGTCCCGGTATCCGGCGCGCGAGTGCGTCGTTTCTCGGGGGGGTGCTCAGCGTCAGTTTTGACCAGGGTGGTCACAGCGAAGCCTCGGTGCTGGAGACAGCCCGACAGGCCGGGGCCGAGGTTGAACCGCTGGAGGAGGCGCTTCACCGGGAGGAGACGGAAAAGGAGGACTCCCGCAAGTCGCTCGGGGCCTTCCTGCGCTACTGGCTGACCGGTAGTCGCCTGGAGATGATCTTTACCGCGCTGACCCTCGTATGCATGGTCGCCGGTCTGGTCACCGAGAAGCTCGGGGCCGTCTCGCTGGTTTATAATACGCTCTACGTGCTCGCTTATGCCTTTGGCGGGTACTTCGGCACGCTGGCGGGCTGGGAGTCTATCCGTAAGCGGGTGGTCGATGTGGACCTGCTGATGATTTTGGCCGCGCTCGGGGCGGCCTACGTAGGCGCACCCTTTGAGGGGGCGATGCTGCTGTTTCTGTTTTCCTTTTCCGAGGTCTTGCAGACCTTTGCCATCGGGCGCACCCGCAATGCCATCAAGGCACTGGCGCAGATGCGCCCGCAGTCGGCCCACGTCCTGCGCGGGGACCGCATCGTCGAGACGCCGATTGCCGAGATTGAGCTCAACGCCCGCCTGTTGATCCGCCCCGGAGACCGCATCCCGCTGGACGGCGTGGTGGTCTCCGGCGAAAGCACGCTCGACCAAAGCTCCGTTACGGGTGAGTCGATGCCCGTCAACAAAGCCGTGGGCGACCCGGTCTTTGCCGGGACCATGAACCAGAACGGCTCGCTCACGGTCAAGGTCACACGCCTGGCCAAGGACTCGACCATCTCCAAGCTCATCCGCATGGTCGAGGAGGCGCAGTCCGAAAAGGCCAAGACGCAGCGCTTTCTGGAAAGTGCCGAGCAGTACTACGCCCTCGGGGTGATCATCTTTACCGTGCTGCTGGGCATCCTCCTGCCCACCGTTTTCAAGGTCCCGCTCGACGAGGCTTTCTATCGGGCCATCACGGTCATGGTCGTGGCCTCTCCCTGCGCGCTGGTCATCAGCACGCCTGCCTCCATCCTCTCGGCCATCGGTAACGGCGCTCGCCGGGGTATCTTGTTCAAGGGTGGGGCACACCTGGAGCAGGCGGCCACGCTAAAGGTCATCACCTTTGACAAGACCGGCACCCTGACCGAGGGGCAGCCGCGTGTAAACGAGGTCATCCCGTTCGCGGATATGTCGCGCGCCGAGCTGCTGCGGATCGCCGGGGCCGTCGAGGCCAAGTCCGAGCATCCGCTGGCGCAGGCCATTGTCGAGCTGGCCCGTGAGGAGGGCGCGGTGTTCCCCGAGTGCGAGGGCTTCCGCGCCGTCACCGGTAAGGGCGCGCTGGCTCGCGTCGAGGGCCGGACCATCGTGGTGGGCAGCCCGAAGTGGATGCGGGAGTATCACTTTGAAAATGCCGATGCGATCGAGGAGCGCGTGGCAGAGATTCAGGACTCGGGCCGCACAAATGTGCTCGTGGGCGAGGTTCACGAGCAGAGCAATACGGTAAAAGTGCTCGGCTCCTTCGCGGTAGCCGATCACCTGCGCGAAGAGGTGCCGGGCGTGATCAAGCACCTGCGTGAGCAGGGCATCCGCCGGGTCGTTATGCTGACCGGAGATGCCAACCGCGTCGCCAAGGCCGTTTCTGCCGAGGCCGGGCTGGATGAATTTTATGCCGACCTCATGCCCGAGGATAAGGTGCGCCTGATGAAGGAGCTTTCGCGCGGTGACAGTGTCGGTATGGTCGGTGACGGCACCAATGACGCCCCCGCGCTGGCCTCGGCTACGGTCGGGATAGCTATGGGGGCGGCTGGCAGCGATGTCGCTCTGGAGAGCGCCGATGTCGTACTCATGGCGAACGACCTGAAGCGCATCCCGTACATGATCGCGCTCAGCCACGCCGCACGCCGGGTCATGCTCCAGAACCTGATCTTTGCCGCCGGTGTGATCGTCGTCATGGTGCTCGCGACGCTGCTCCTCCCACTCGTCGGGTTGGAAGTACCGCTGCCACTTGGCGTCTTTGCCCACGAGGGCGGCACCGTGCTGGTCTGCCTCAACGGTCTGCGCCTGCTCGCCTTTAACGATAAGAGCCTTAATTGCGGTAGCGGGACGTAG